A portion of the Bactrocera neohumeralis isolate Rockhampton chromosome 2, APGP_CSIRO_Bneo_wtdbg2-racon-allhic-juicebox.fasta_v2, whole genome shotgun sequence genome contains these proteins:
- the LOC126761025 gene encoding glutathione S-transferase 1-1 isoform X2 produces the protein MTMKLYAVSDGPPSLAVRMVLKALNISYELINIDFIAGEHMTEEYAKLNPQKEIPVLDDDGFYLSESIAIMQYICDKYGPNNNLYPKDAAKRAIVNHRLCFNMGFYYAAISAHSMAPIFFDYQRTDMSLKKVNNALSVFEIYLRDGNTKYAAADFLTIADFGLVSATLCLEAINFDLSPYPLIQKWYETFKLENPELWKIANGGMQEIAEFEKNPPDLSHMKHPFHPTRKLKE, from the exons ATGACGATGAAATTGTATGCCGTGTCCGATGGTCCACCATCGCTAGCAGTTCGCATGGTTCTTAAGGCTCTCAACATTTCTTACGAATTGATTAATATCGATTTCATCGCGGGAGAACATATGACCGAGGAATATGCCaaa ctTAATCCGCAAAAAGAAATTCCCGTACTTGACGATGATGGCTTTTATTTATCCGAAAGCATTGCAATAATGCAGTATATTTGTGATAAATATGGACCAAATAACAATCTTTATCCGAAGGATGCAGCTAAGCGCGCTATTGTGAACCATCGGCTCTGTTTCAACATGGGCTTTTACTATGCAGCCATTTCAGCTCATAGCATGGCACCCATATTTTTCGATTACCAACGCACCGATATGAGccttaaaaaagttaataatgcCTTAagtgtttttgaaatatatttgcgaGATGGAAACACAAAGTATGCTGCTGCAGATTTTTTGACTATTGCTGATTTCGGTTTAGTGTCAGCCACTTTGTGCTTAGAAGCAATAAACTTTGATTTGTCACCTTATCCATTGATACAGAAATGGTACGAAACATTTAAGCTGGAAAACCCTGAATTGTGGAAAATTGCAAATGGTGGAATGCAGGAAATTGCGGAATTCGAGAAAAATCCTCCTGATTTATCTCACATGAAGCATCCATTTCATCCAACACGcaaattaaaagaataa